Proteins from a genomic interval of Synergistales bacterium:
- the rplK gene encoding 50S ribosomal protein L11, which produces MAKKVIGEIKLQLPAGKATPAPPVGPALGQHGVNIMEFCKQFNAKTADQAGMIIPVIITVYGDRSFSFIMKTPPASILLKKAAGLERASGEPNKVKVGAVTPKQVEEIANTKMQDLNANTVEAAMEMVKGTARSMGIEVKG; this is translated from the coding sequence ATGGCAAAGAAGGTAATCGGAGAGATCAAGCTACAGCTGCCGGCTGGGAAGGCGACACCTGCCCCGCCGGTAGGGCCTGCACTGGGACAGCATGGCGTGAACATTATGGAATTCTGCAAGCAGTTCAACGCGAAAACCGCTGACCAGGCCGGCATGATCATTCCTGTCATCATCACCGTCTATGGGGACAGAAGCTTCAGCTTCATCATGAAGACGCCGCCTGCCAGCATCCTGCTGAAAAAGGCTGCAGGGCTCGAGCGGGCCTCCGGCGAACCCAACAAGGTCAAAGTCGGTGCGGTGACGCCCAAGCAGGTGGAAGAGATCGCCAACACCAAGATGCAGGATCTGAACGCCAATACCGTTGAAGCAGCCATGGAGATGGTCAAGGGAACGGCCCGCTCCATGGGTATCGAAGTCAAAGGCTAA
- the nusG gene encoding transcription termination/antitermination protein NusG, whose amino-acid sequence MSENRERRWYIIQTYSGYENKVKANLEQRIASMGMEDRIFNVLVPVEERVYVKDGKTKHKRRKLYPGYTLVEMILDDQSWFVVRQTPGVADFVGTGNRPIPLPDREVEEIMTKIGQDKGKPRVEINLKPGDSVRVKEGPFVDQVGPVVEVLEDKGKVKFSVTVFGRETVVEADYTELEKL is encoded by the coding sequence ATGAGTGAAAACAGAGAGAGGCGCTGGTATATCATCCAGACCTACTCAGGGTACGAAAACAAGGTGAAAGCCAATCTCGAGCAACGGATCGCCTCAATGGGTATGGAGGACCGTATTTTTAATGTTCTGGTCCCTGTTGAAGAGCGTGTCTACGTGAAGGATGGCAAAACCAAACATAAGCGCCGCAAGTTGTACCCGGGGTACACCCTTGTGGAGATGATCCTCGACGACCAGTCCTGGTTTGTGGTGCGCCAGACACCGGGGGTGGCCGATTTTGTGGGTACCGGCAACCGGCCCATTCCCTTGCCGGACCGCGAGGTCGAGGAAATCATGACCAAGATCGGACAGGACAAAGGCAAGCCCCGGGTGGAAATCAACCTCAAGCCCGGTGACTCCGTCCGTGTGAAGGAAGGTCCCTTCGTCGACCAGGTAGGCCCCGTCGTCGAGGTGCTCGAGGATAAGGGGAAGGTCAAGTTTTCCGTCACCGTCTTTGGCCGGGAGACGGTTGTCGAGGCAGACTACACAGAGCTGGAAAAGCTCTAA